In Lotus japonicus ecotype B-129 chromosome 5, LjGifu_v1.2, one genomic interval encodes:
- the LOC130717047 gene encoding cell division control protein 48 homolog E-like, producing MANQPESSDSKGTKRDYSTAILERKKAPNRLVVDEAVNDDNSVVALHPETMEKLQLFRGDTILIKGKKRKDTICIALADDTCEEPKIRMNKVVRNNLRVRLGDVVSVHQCADVKYGKRVHILPVDDTIEGVTGNLFDAYLKPYFLEAYRPLRKGDFFLVRGGMRSVEFKVIETDPAEYCVVAPDTEIFCEGEPIKREDEQRLDEVGYDDVGGVRKQMAQIRELVELPLRHPQLFKSIGVKPPKGILLYGPPGSGKTLIARAVANETGAFFFCINGPEIMSKLAGESESNLRKAFEEAEKNAPSIIFIDEIDSIAPKREKTHGEVERRIVSQLLTLMDGLKSRAHVIVMGATNRPNSIDPALRRFGRFDREIDIGVPDEIGRLEVLRIHTKNMKLAEDVDLERISKDTHGYVGADLAALCTEAALQCIREKMDVIDLDDESIDAEILNSMAVSNEHFHTALGSSNPSALRETVVEVPNVSWEDIGGLENVKRELQETVQYPVEHPEKFEKFGMSPSKGVLFYGPPGCGKTLLAKAIANECQANFISVKGPELLTMWFGESEANVREIFDKARGSAPCVLFFDELDSIATQRGSSVGDAGGAADRVLNQLLTEMDGMSAKKTVFIIGATNRPDIIDPALLRPGRLDQLIYIPLPDVDSRHQIFKACLRKSPISKDVDLGALAKYTQGFSGADITEICQRACKYAIRENIEKDIERERRRSDNPEAMEEDIEDEDVAEIKAAHFEESMKYARRSVSDADIRKYQAFAQTLQQSRGFGSEFRFADTSAGGTAAAAAAATDPFASAGGGDEDDLYS from the exons ATGGCGAATCAACCTGAATCCTCAGATTC GAAGGGAACGAAGCGGGACTACAGCACCGCGATCCTGGAACGCAAGAAGGCGCCGAACCGTCTCGTCGTCGACGAGGCCGTAAACGATGATAACTCCGTCGTCGCTCTTCACCCTGAAACCATGGAGAAGCTTCAACTCTTCCGCGGTGACACAATTCTCATCAAG GGGAAGAAGAGGAAAGACACAATTTGTATTGCACTTGCTGATGATACGTGTGAGGAGCCGAAGATAAGGATGAACAAGGTTGTGAGGAACAATCTTAGGGTTAGGCTTGGAGATGTTGTTTCTGTTCATCAGTGTGCTGATGTTAAATATGGGAAGCGAGTTCACATTCTTCCTGTGGATGATACCATTGAAGGAGTCACTGGGAATCTCTTTGATGCATACTTGAAAC CTTATTTCCTGGAGGCATATCGTCCTCTAAGGAAGGGAGATTTCTTCCTTGTGAGAGGGGGGATGAGAAGTGTGGAATTCAAGGTTATTGAAACCGACCCTGCTGAGTATTGTGTTGTTGCTCCAGACACTGAGATCTTTTGTGAAGGAGAACCTATTAAAAGAGAAGATGAGCAACGATTGGATGAGGTTGGTTATGATGATGTTGGTGGGGTTAGAAAGCAGATGGCACAGATTAGGGAACTGGTGGAACTGCCATTGAGGCATCCACAATTATTCAAGTCTATTGGTGTTAAGCCACCGAAAGGAATTCTGCTGTATGGACCCCCTGGGTCTGGTAAAACTTTAATTGCCCGAGCAGTTGCAAACGAAACCGGTGCCTTCTTTTTCTGCATCAATGGCCCTGAGATCATGTCAAAACTGGCTGGTGAGAGTGAAAGCAATCTGCGTAAGGCATTTGAGGAAGCTGAGAAAAATGCTCCCTCTATCATCTTCATTGATGAGATAGATTCTATTGCTCCAAAAAGGGAGAAGACTCATGGTGAAGTTGAGAGACGTATTGTCTCTCAGCTCTTGACCCTCATGGATGGGCTTAAGTCCCGTGCCCATGTAATTGTTATGGGAGCCACTAACCGTCCCAATAGCATTGACCCTGCTCTTCGAAGGTTTGGAAGGTTTGACAGGGAGATAGACATTGGTGTGCCCGATGAGATTGGGCGTCTTGAGGTTCTTCGTATCCATACTAAAAATATGAAGCTTGCCGAAGAT GTTGATTTAGAAAGGATTTCTAAGGACACCCATGGATATGTTGGTGCTGATCTAGCGGCTCTGTGTACTGAAGCTGCGCTTCAGTGCATCAGAGAGAAAATGGACGTGATTGACTTGGATGATGAGTCCATTGATGCTGAGATACTGAACTCAATGGCAGTGTCTAATGAGCATTTCCATACTGCTCTTGGATCAAGCAATCCTTCTGCTCTCCGTGAAACA GTTGTTGAAGTACCTAATGTCAGCTGGGAAGATATCGGTGGTCTTGAGAATGTTAAGAGAGAACTCCAAGAG ACTGTCCAATATCCAGTGGAGCACCCAGAGAAATTCGAGAAGTTTGGAATGTCACCTTCAAAGGGGGTTCTTTTCTATGGTCCTCCTGGTTGTGGTAAAACCCTTTTGGCAAAAGCTATTGCTAACGAATGTCAGGCTAATTTCATCAGTGTCAAAGGACCTGAGCTACTCACTATGTGGTTTGGAGAAAGTGAAGCTAATGTCAGGGAAATTTTTGACAAAGCTCGTGGTTCTGCGCCATGTGTCCTATTCTTTGATGAACTTGACTCCATTGCAACTCAG AGAGGCAGTAGTGTAGGAGATGCTGGTGGTGCTGCTGATAGGGTTCTGAATCAACTGCTTACAGAAATGGATGGAATGTCAGCGAAGAAAACTGTGTTTATCATTGGGGCCACTAATCGGCCAGACATCATAGACCCTGCTCTTCTACGACCGGGCCGTCTGGACCAATTGATTTATATTCCCCTTCCGGACGTGGATTCTCGGCATCAGATATTCAAAGCTTGCTTGAGAAAATCCCCCATCTCAAAAGATGTTGATCTTGGAGCTCTTGCCAAGTATACTCAAGGCTTCAGCGGTGCTGATATTACCGAGATTTGCCAGCGTGCATGCAAGTATGCCATAAGGGAGAACATTGAGAAG GATattgagagagaaaggaggagaagTGATAATCCTGAGGCTATGGAAGAGGATATTGAAGACGAAGATGTAGCTGAGATAAAAGCAGCTCACTTTGAAGAGTCAATGAAATATGCACGAAGGAGTGTAAGTGATGCTGACATTCGAAAGTACCAGGCGTTTGCCCAAACATTGCAGCAATCAAGAGGGTTTGGATCGGAGTTCAGGTTTGCAGATACCAGTGCCGGTGGGACTGCCGCTGCCGCTGCCGCTGCCACTGATCCATTTGCAAGtgctggtggtggtgatgaagatgatctaTATAGTTAG